The Procambarus clarkii isolate CNS0578487 chromosome 24, FALCON_Pclarkii_2.0, whole genome shotgun sequence genomic interval gttgtttaagattctctacttggaacaaaaatttccaagtagcacgggctatggtgagcccgtagaccttGAGGAGAGGGAGAGGTTGGGATGTGAGAAGGGTAAGAGTTAcagtaagggagggagggggaaggtctCAGCTGACGCTGCACATGTTGAAATTTAAGACAAACACTTCCTGCAACTAATTTGCATAGcgaaagatgagtgagggtgtttGGTTGTGCTGCTTGTTGTGTGTTCTTCACAGCTCTTTCTTAAGGTGCTCCTATTTATGCATGAGATTTTcttcacctatatatatatatatatatatatatatatatatatatatatatatatatatataatatatatatatatatatatatatatatatatataatatatatatatatatatatatatatatatatatatatatatatatatatatatatatatatatatatatatatatgaatgaaaactcacaccccagaagtgactcgaacccatactcccaggagcaacgcaactggtaactacagggcgccttaatccacttgaccatcacggccgtcaaaaggaagtgatagccaaggctatttgagccacttccccgacggcaactcggatggtaatcttgggcatagcatttcaccaaatcacctcattctttggggcacacgtgaggaacacaaatgcgaacaagcctgaatggtccccaggactatatgcgaatgactatatgcgagttttcattcgcatatagtatatatatatatatatatatatatatatatatatatatatatatatatatatatatatatatatatatatatatatatatatatatatatatatatatataatgacgaaggctgcatgaacgcgcaagccatagatcactaaaaactcaaaatgcccctgcctggattcgaacccatgccgctcAGGATcaccccctaaacgtacacagcacCGTGACCACCTCACCAATGATAGTCAATAATGATGGATTTGTCCTGGTGCATATTAACTACGCTCCATGACTAACCCATAGACTCTCAGAAAGGCTTTCTGATAATCTTCAGAAGACGCAtgaacgcgcgtgtgtgtgtgtgtgtgcgtgtttgtgtgtgtgtgtgtgtgtgtgtgtgtgtgtgtgctggagcatCTTTCATCTGACGTGTAGATCAACACTGTCAGTGAGGCTGTGAATCACCGCCAGGTAAGGGGCCTgcataaattgaaattgaaattgaaataagtttattgaggtaaaatacacacaaagggatgaggtagcgcaagctattctcaccccgttcagtacaacgtgttagtacatacatagacacacatcacaaacaataaacctgttaccaaacattctgagagataaacatgtacatttcctcaaGGGgcctgcagagagagagaaggtctaCATTAGCTGCGTCTGTACGTGTGGCTCTCAGCACCTAGTGAACCCTGCGAAGGATGAAAGTAATGAGCTAAGCTTATTTTCTCTAATAGATTTTAAGGAAAAAAGATATCTAAATCAAGCTTTCACAACACTGATATTGATAAGCTCAATCACGGAATTTGTTGAGGATCaagttgatttagaagtgggaaataatAGTATGAAATTTATAGGTATTAGATCCAATATTTATATGATTGTTAATAGTTTGGAAGAGATTTCCAACATCAGAAGAACATGTGAACATCATAAAAGAACACTGCAAAAGGCCTACTGGCCCCTCTGATTCAAGTTTATGTTAGGTTTAAAGGATTCAAGTTTATGTTAGGTTTAAAAGCCCTGCTTGATTAACTATCTTGACTATCTTCATTAACTATCCCTCACGCGTGTATCTATCTTTAAAGAAAAATAAGATCTCAGTGACCCTATTTGCAGTTTGTTCCAACTGTCAACGGCTTTATGCTCAACCAATATTTTCAAATATATCTTTTATACATAAATGTATTCAAACTATTTTGAGATGAAAGGTAAATACTTTGTTCATAACTTCTTTAATGTCAGTGAACCCCTTGTGCAGTGTAGTCATATATCTTCCACATGTTCAACACCTTGCAAGAGAAAACTGCTTCAGTTCTCTTAATTTATCCCTATAAGAAACCTTTCCTGTGctagggattaactttgtcattctacTTTGTGCGTTTTTAACAGAAATGATATTATTGTATAATATGTTAAGCAACACTGTGCAGCATAACCCGAGTAACGTCTAACTGGCTCAGAGTGAAGttgaagtaattattattatgtatttcaTGTGAGATTAAGGTGTTGGACCATGTAGTCTACTGCAACATGTTAGGTTAACCAGCGTCGTGTATCCCCAGAACTGATCGTTATACAGTTTTTCATTTTTCACCAGTTACTGCTaagttcagagaaaaaaaaacccTCAGGATTTGAACACATAGATACCCAAGTATCTATGTGTCCGGGAGTCtgacgagcggacagcacgttggacttgtgatcctgtggtcctgggttcgatcccaggcgctggcgagaaacaatgggcagagtttctttcaccatatgtccctgttacctagcagtaaaataggtacctgggtgttagtcagctgttacgggctgcttcctgggggtggaggcctggtcgaggaccgggccgcggggacactaaaaggccccgaaatcatctcaagataacatgaaGATAAGTATCTTGTTTGCTTCGTGCATATACTTACATTGTCTTGCGTTTAGGTCTACGCTCTTCGTAACTCCTAGCTCCCTTTCAGAAATGGGTTGACGTTATCAACCCATCGTATTGATCTACGTTATTGGGTTGATAGGtagtgtggcattctcttcccaaaaactgtatatactgtatctgcattactctcctctcTAACCCGCCGGCCTGTACCCAGACTGGCAGGAACAGAGACGCCTGGCAGTCACCCAGCTAGTAAGGACAGTCTTCCAGTTCCCAGACAGGCAAGGACGGAGACGGCTGGCAGGCACCCAACCGTCCTTTCAAGGCACGTTTTTAAACTTCAGCGGCATGTTAAGCTACCTACAGGCCATCTTCAAGTTTAGTTTTGCTGATGCTTTCAGGAATTTTGAAACCTTCAGAATTCTGAAACCTGGATTCTTCAGGACTTCTTGGAATCTCTGAACGTCTCGATACAGATTCCATGAGCTCTAGAGCACTGGCGACTTTGCTGATAGCGTCCAGGACTTCCAGAACTCTTTAAGACGCCTTGCTAATGCCTTCCAGGACTAATGGAACCCTCAGGACGCCTCGCTGATGCTTTTCAGGATTAATGGAACCTTCAGGACACCAGGCTAATTCCTTCCAGAACTCACGGAACCCTCACAGCGCCTCGATGATGCTTTCCATGACAAATGGATCCCTTGTGACGTTCACTGATGCTTTTCAGACTAATGGAAGCCTCGGGATGTCTCGCCAGTGCCTGTTATATACGGCAAATGGAACCCACAGGATATTTCTTTGATAATTTCCAGGACTGATGGAATCATTAGGACGCTTCTCTAATGCTTTCCAGGACTAATAGAAGTCTCGGAATGCCTCAGGCATCCCCCCTCCACCAACCCCACTCTATAACCCCccgcaacaaccccccccccgctCCAGAACCCCCTCCCCTTGCACAAtatctctccccctcccacatcctcctcccccaccacccaggtCTAGGGCGCCACCTGAGGTCGGGAAGCGGGAAACTGGTCGCTTCAGTACGACAGTACGAAGAAAAACTATCATAACTCCTACCAGTTCCTTGACCGTTCCATAGATCCTATCACGTTTACAAAATTCCTGCTGGTTGATAAGATTCCAACAAAAAAAATATGAAGCCTCAAGAAATTCAGGAAGGACCAAAGGCTGGCGGGAACTGTGGGAGCGCGTCTGCTGAAGAGTCTCCTGGGGCCTCAGATTGACGCTAATGTGTTGTATTGGAGGAAGTGAAGAGGTGTCATGGCCAGGCCAATGGTACCAGTCCTCGATGGGTTGTTTCCAGTCTCCTCCCTCCCCCGGTCTCCGTGtgggtactcgcctagttgtgcttgcgagggttgatttTCGGCCCCACTTCTCAACCATTCCTACCACCTCGTCTGCGGCCCATAACCTTgtccacaagggccaggcaagccATTGGGGCCAGGCAAGCCATTGGGCCAGGCAAGCCATTGGGGCCAGGCAAGCCATTGGGCCAGGCAAGCCATTGGGGCCAGGCAAGCCATTGGGGCCAGGCAAGCCATTGGGCCAGGTAAGCCATTGGGGCCAGGCAAGCCATTGGGCCAGGCAAGCGATTGGGCCAGGCAAGCCATTGGGCCAGGCAGGCCAAGGAACCAGGCAGGCCAAGGGACGAGGTAAGCCAAGGGACGAGGTAAGCCAAGGGGCAAGGCAGGTCAGGGTGCCAGGCGGGTCACGGGGCCAGGCGGGCCACGGGGTCAGGTGGGCCAGACAGGTGCCAGGCAGACCTGGGTGCCAGGCGGGCCAAGGGGCCAGGCAGGCCAAAGAACCAGGAAGTAGTGAAGCCAAGTTTGGCGGTAGCTTAGCGTAAAATTGTTTAAAGAAGTATGCGGGGCGGTGTTCCCCCGGGCCCAAGACACCCGGGCTTGACCTCAGTAGAAATTCCCGcgttaaatattatttaaaacaTCTTTCCACGGACCACATATTCATTTAGAAGCAATTGTTGATGGCATATTGGCATAGTTTAGCTAGTCAGCGAATCTTCGCAAATCTTGGATCAAAACCTCTCAATTTACAGCACAATGTAAACCTTCCACATAATTGATATGAGATACGTGTTTGatatgttacctggttgatggggttctgggagttcttctactccccaagcccggcccgaggccaggcttgacttgtgagagtttggtccaccaggctgttgcttggagcggcccccgAGCTGGAGACGGAAATATGTCTGGTCATTCTCTCCCTGTCTGCTTGTACTACCTTCAGTTGCGAAGCATCTGATCACGAGGCCAATACAGTTTTAAAATTGTGGGCATCCGGACGCGCAGATATTTATTGAGGTAAACACATACACAGCCTCCCGACCCCCCCTCTAATCTCGTCTAAGTACGAGAGTACAGTACCTACACTCCCATGCATTATACATGTGTACTCTGGCTGGAGTGTAGAGTTCAGGAATagtcctcccctccatccctccctggtTACACATCAATTTGGCCTAGGTGACCTTGTCTTCAATAGCCTTGCTTCTCTTGCCTCCCTCGCCACGCTATTTCAAGAGGTCACTGATTCATCAACACCCTCCCAAATCAAAGCGGCCGGCCTCGGCGCCAAAGGTCGTAGAGTGCCACTAGTCGTTAGGGTCGCTGGAAGGATACATAAACATGAGCAGCTCGCCTGTAATTGTATTTAGAGGGTTGGAACTCTCTCCGGTCCGAGCGTTAGGCTACTAACGCGCGTAATTAGACCACATTCTGCACCAGCGTCGAGGGGAGAGTCATTTTCGTGCCAAATTGCGCTGTATTTTCATGTTGATCGGCCGTAATGGCGCCCGTCGCTAACGCCATCAACATGCTGGTATTGAATGGCAATAGCGGAGAGCTGCCGAGGAAAGTAAGGGGGTAAGTTCGAGGGCGCCCGAACTTACCGTGGCTGGTTGGAGAAATGGTTTGGCCTTCgttatgggtaaatactggttataGTGAGCGGAGAACAATTGCATTTCGGGTCTATGGTGAGCGGGGTGATTCCCCTTTATTGTTATATACTAGTTCTAGTGAAGTAGATATTTACTGCTACGTATAATCAcggtcccttgttactgacccacaACTTGGCTCATCAATACATTTGGTGCCGAACCTGCCGGCTTTGCAATCCCTCCTCCAGGTTGATTTTGGAAGGCAAGTTCCTATCCACAGTCAAACGGCATTGATCATTGACGTAATGCAAGATTTTCCTAGTGTTGAATTCCAAATAAAGAAGTACGAGGCTTTTTGCCCAAGTCTGGCCTTTGTTCAGTCAATTGCTTCAATATTAAAGCCTTCCTGCAGGGTAGTCCCACGTCACAGGGGACACGGGCGATGGACATTCCTTGGTCTCTGGGTTGCAGCCGGGACAGTGGACAATGGGACACCGCTCACAACTGACTTTCAATCAGgtgatgcgtgtgtgtgtgggaccaccacatgtgtagtgtgtgggaccaccacatgtgtgtgtgtgggaccaccACATGTGTAGTGTGTGGGACCACCACATGTGTAGTGCAACTCTCGCTCAACCGAAAAACTCAATCCGGGTAGAGAGGTGGCACTACCTCcacaatgtaatatatatatatatatatatatatatatatatatatatatatatatatatatatatatatatatatatatatatatatatatatatatatatatatatatgcaattgacgatcacaaaacactgatcattttatgcggaaaatccacagagaaatatgaaatgaggtgaacgtttcggctttgttaaagcctttgtcaacaccagactgactcaacaccagactgtcagtctggtgttgacaaaggctttaacaaagccgaaacgttcacctcatttcatatttctctgtggattttccgcatatatatatatatatatgatgcaatTGTGAATTCGTGTTTAATATACTGTAATTATAGACTTGAGGTCAGCTTTAAAGACTTTAAATCGACACATTGATACCCATTAACTTAACTTCTCGTCCCGGTAATTGCCCTTATCGCTAAGTGACATAAAGGTGAAGGGGATGTTGACCTCCAGGGCCAGTAACACGTGAGACAACAAGGAGGTTAGTAACCACCGGCTTATTGAATTTCCTATGTTACAATGGAAGACCAGAAATAGTATATACCATTAGCAGCGTCAGTgatcagcagcagtaacagcagcagtaacagcagcagtaacagcagtagtaacggcaacagtaacagcagcagtaacaacagcagcagtaacagcagcagcagtaacagcagcagcagtaacagcagcagtaacagcagcagcagtaacagcagcagtaacagcagcagtaacaacagcagtaacagcagcagtaacaacagtagcagtaacagcagcagcagtaacagcagcagcagtaacagcagcagcagtaacagcagcagcagtaacagcagcagcagtaacagcagcagcagtaacagcagcagtaacaacagcagcagtaacagcagcagcagtaataacaacaatatTAAAGAGCAGCAGTAAACAGCAGGAACATGAACAGTAACAGAGAAATCTTCCCAGCGTTTGTttgtgttgttaaagattcgctacctggaacaaagttccaagtagcacgggctatggtgagcccgtgttccCAGCGTTGCCCCACATGTCTCTTAAGCTCCTCAGGTCGTTAAAGTGATCCCACGGTGTCCCTTTATTCTGCTCAGCTGGCCACTGACTGGACCTCTCAGCTGGGCACTGACTGGACCTCTCAGCTTGGCACTGACTGGACCTCTCAGCTGGACACTGACTGGACCTCTCAGCTGGGCACTGACTGGACCTCTCAGCTGGACACTGACTGGACCTCTCAGCTGGGCCCTGACTGGACCTCTCAGCTGGACACTGACTGGACCTCTCAGCTGGGCACTGACTGGACCTCTCAGCTGGGCACTGACTGGACCTCTCAGCTAGGCACTGACTGGACCTCTCAGCTGGACACTGACTGGACCTCTCAGCTGGGCACTGACTGGACCTCTCAGCTGGACACTGACTGGACCTCTCAGCTGGGCACTGACTGGACCTCTCAGCTGGACACTGACTGGACCTCTCAGCTGGGCACTGACTGGACCTCTCAGCTGGGCACTGACTGGACCTCTCAGCTGGGCACTGACTGGACCTCTCAGCTGGGCACTGACTGGACCTCTCAGCTGGGCACTGACTGGACCTCTCAGCTGGGCACTGACTGGACCTCTCAGCTGGGCACTGACTGAACCTCTCAGCTGGGCACTGACTGGACCTCTCAGCTGGGCACTGACTGGACCTCTCAGCTGGACACTGACTGGACCTCTCAGCTGGGCACTGACTGGACCTCTCAGCTGGACACTGACTGGACCTCTCAGCTGGACACTGACTGGACCTCTCAGCTGGACACTGGGCACTCCTAGTAATTCCATGCCTAATActcgctatattaggcctaatatagtacttatatatgtgctataatggcctaggaatatttaagtttcgtCTTAAGATTTATATTTGCGGACTGTAAAGTTAATAGTAAGAAAAAGTGGTGTACTGGTGATCCGTCATTATATGTTGGTACTGTCCACCCAATAGTTACTATTGGTACTATCATTTAAGGTGGCTAGGCAggagcaggaggcctggtcgacaaccgggccgcggggacactaagccccggaagcacctcaaggtaggcggACACTCTCGCACTCCACTCTCACTCGACttcccccctctcacacacccttGACTCGCACCCCCTCTTAATAACATGCTCCCTTTATCAGGCTCTCACTCTGTGCCTCTCCCAAGCCCCTCTCACTCTTGACATCACTCCCTGTCACTATATTTCCAATTGCAAGTCCTCCCTTCCTCTCACTGTCTGCGTCAGGCCTGCCTCTCTACTCTCCCTCCCCGCTGCCTCTGTAATAATGCCTCGCACAGCTCTCCTCTATTTTACATGGGTCATTGTGTCACTTTCACCGCTGTATTTCCTCTTGCAATATACAGGCGCATGTTTCCTCCTGACACGCAACACACAGACGATGGCTACGGCT includes:
- the LOC138368283 gene encoding type VI secretion system spike protein VgrG1b-like, whose product is MAPVANAINMLVLNGNSGELPRKLATDWTSQLGTDWTSQLGTDWTSQLDTDWTSQLGTDWTSQLDTDWTSQLGPDWTSQLDTDWTSQLGTDWTSQLGTDWTSQLGTDWTSQLDTDWTSQLGTDWTSQLDTDWTSQLGTDWTSQLDTDWTSQLGTDWTSQLGTDWTSQLGTDWTSQLGTDWTSQLGTDWTSQLGTDWTSQLGTD